Proteins encoded within one genomic window of Deltaproteobacteria bacterium:
- a CDS encoding response regulator, translating into MGTSILVVDDEESLRITLAANLELSGFEVVEAANGTEALQILEKRAFDVVLSDIRMPGMNGVELFQRIKQARPGMPVVLMTAFAMEGLVREAVTSGVFAVLPKPFDPAHAVTTISRAASGPAVMVVDDVQADAESMVAALRTAGVNAQAATSGQQALELFQSGGVDVCVVDLVMPGMSGPELVEKLRKLDPTVSVIAFSGHAVPEMMRQVAGAGDVACARKPIPPHELMVLIANSRARNRQARARAS; encoded by the coding sequence ATGGGCACGTCCATCCTGGTCGTCGACGACGAAGAATCGCTGCGAATCACCCTGGCCGCGAACCTCGAGCTCTCCGGCTTCGAGGTCGTGGAGGCCGCGAACGGCACGGAGGCGCTGCAGATCCTCGAGAAGCGCGCCTTCGACGTGGTGCTCAGCGACATCCGCATGCCGGGCATGAACGGCGTGGAGCTCTTCCAGAGGATCAAGCAGGCGCGGCCGGGCATGCCGGTGGTGCTCATGACCGCGTTCGCCATGGAGGGGCTCGTCCGCGAGGCGGTGACCTCGGGGGTCTTTGCGGTCCTGCCCAAGCCGTTCGATCCCGCGCACGCGGTGACGACGATCTCGCGCGCGGCCTCCGGGCCGGCGGTGATGGTGGTGGACGACGTGCAGGCCGACGCCGAGTCCATGGTGGCCGCGCTGCGCACCGCGGGCGTGAACGCCCAGGCCGCGACGAGCGGGCAGCAGGCGCTGGAGTTGTTCCAGTCGGGCGGCGTGGACGTGTGCGTGGTGGATCTGGTGATGCCGGGAATGAGCGGCCCGGAGCTCGTGGAGAAGCTTCGCAAGCTCGACCCGACGGTCTCGGTGATCGCCTTCTCGGGCCACGCGGTGCCGGAGATGATGAGGCAGGTGGCGGGTGCCGGCGACGTCGCGTGCGCACGCAAGCCCATCCCGCCGCACGAGCTGATGGTGCTCATCGCCAACTCGCGGGCGCGAAACCGGCAGGCCCGCGCGAGAGCCTCGTGA
- a CDS encoding two-component sensor histidine kinase, protein MTMNAASTPTLNPRIAGRADQLYGDHRTQVFARTDRLFAYLMLGEWAFGILLSLLVSPYAWAGKVHTVSVHVPAAVILGGLIVSLPVALAFLRPGWVVTRNVIAAGQMLMSGLLVHLTGGRIETHFQIFGSLAFITFYRDWRPLFTATVVTATDHLARQVLWPESIYGIANPEWWRFLEHAGWVVYIDVFLLISVIAAVREMREVAERRGAAEVLGEEATEKSTQLDQALGELKNSQETLVRVEKLAAVGQLAASVGHELRNPLSAVRNAHAYVSKKLEATQVAQQDPRVAQFMVVIDRELSTCNKIISDLLDFARERPPALGPCPLQPLVEEAMQLVPVRAGVKVFNDVPASLPVPTLDKEQFRQVLINLVQNATEAFPAERGGEVHVLAEGGGEQNFTIRVRDNGQGIEPAVQEKIFQPLFTTKTKGTGLGLAIVAGMVGRHGGTIRVQSEVGKGTEFIIELPATAVPRAA, encoded by the coding sequence ATGACCATGAACGCTGCCTCGACGCCCACCCTCAACCCGCGCATCGCCGGACGCGCGGACCAGCTGTACGGCGATCACCGCACGCAGGTGTTCGCGCGCACCGACCGGCTCTTCGCGTATCTCATGCTCGGCGAGTGGGCCTTCGGGATCTTGCTCTCGCTGCTCGTCTCGCCGTACGCCTGGGCAGGCAAGGTGCATACGGTGAGCGTGCACGTGCCCGCGGCGGTGATCCTGGGCGGGCTCATCGTGAGCTTGCCGGTGGCGCTGGCGTTCTTGCGACCCGGCTGGGTGGTGACGCGCAACGTGATCGCCGCCGGGCAGATGCTCATGTCCGGGCTTCTGGTCCACCTCACGGGCGGTCGCATCGAGACGCACTTCCAGATCTTCGGCTCGCTGGCGTTCATCACCTTCTACCGGGACTGGCGGCCGCTGTTCACCGCCACGGTGGTCACCGCCACGGATCACCTGGCCCGTCAGGTGCTCTGGCCAGAATCGATCTACGGCATCGCCAACCCGGAGTGGTGGCGTTTCCTCGAGCACGCGGGTTGGGTGGTCTACATCGACGTGTTCCTGCTCATCAGCGTGATCGCCGCCGTGCGCGAGATGCGCGAGGTGGCCGAGCGGCGCGGCGCCGCGGAGGTGCTGGGCGAGGAGGCGACGGAGAAGTCGACCCAGCTCGACCAGGCCCTCGGCGAGCTCAAGAACTCGCAGGAGACGCTGGTGCGCGTGGAGAAGCTCGCCGCGGTGGGCCAGCTCGCCGCGAGCGTGGGCCACGAGCTGCGCAATCCGTTGAGCGCGGTGCGCAACGCGCACGCGTACGTGTCGAAGAAGCTCGAGGCGACGCAGGTGGCCCAGCAGGACCCGCGCGTGGCGCAGTTCATGGTCGTCATCGATCGCGAGCTGAGCACCTGCAACAAGATCATCTCCGACCTGCTCGACTTTGCGCGTGAGCGCCCGCCCGCGCTGGGGCCGTGTCCGCTGCAGCCGCTGGTGGAGGAGGCCATGCAGCTCGTGCCGGTGCGCGCGGGCGTGAAGGTCTTCAACGACGTGCCCGCCTCGCTGCCGGTGCCCACGCTCGACAAGGAGCAGTTCCGGCAGGTGCTCATCAACCTGGTGCAGAACGCCACCGAGGCGTTTCCGGCTGAGCGCGGCGGCGAAGTGCACGTGCTGGCCGAGGGCGGCGGCGAGCAGAACTTCACCATCCGCGTGCGTGACAACGGTCAAGGCATCGAGCCTGCGGTGCAGGAGAAGATCTTCCAGCCGCTCTTCACCACCAAGACCAAGGGCACCGGCCTCGGTCTCGCCATCGTGGCGGGAATGGTGGGCCGGCACGGCGGCACCATCCGCGTGCAGAGCGAAGTGGGCAAGGGCACCGAGTTCATCATCGAGCTGCCGGCAACGGCGGTTCCGCGGGCGGCGTGA